One Mycoplasma wenyonii str. Massachusetts DNA window includes the following coding sequences:
- a CDS encoding HsdM family class I SAM-dependent methyltransferase, translated as MSHQRVEERFKKLRRLMEGVPIHTFDVIVNSLFLLKHLNSEFARERQKVIEEYGEIFADDKDFYSDNAQCFLEKEARWSEIINLSLLNENLAFLLDQAFHTLERNNKHVKGVLKADYFTNSNFETKNLKAVMEEISKTYEEMEKSEFLVFFQDFLNLCAKARSESESRLEKNKLHTPIVIAKLLVALADPYEGNIYDPCCGTAGLLVEATKHVRKKKSTLDNVFFYGQELSEEMNQFARINQAINGCEFKLGDSVSTFSHDCWKDKQMDCIITNFPINQKKWKNYGDSGEGVGWQKIFGVISEERDGNWAWVAHIIDKLSEEGIATFLLPEKELDNLDAKRFRKELVEKDWIEAIILLPKRSIYEDVSYIAIVVINKDKQEKVLLRGNERITYRSREEQILYIDFSNEKNVTDEIVEQIINIFNSWRKEGFIENEFCQIIDCERIKKHTSYSLSPVAYSVTEGDSIKNLQQIEWLKNESKKIEKRLIQLFECEKRWEEKFKELVEEKEKELTEVSVT; from the coding sequence ATGTCTCATCAAAGAGTAGAAGAGCGGTTTAAAAAATTAAGACGATTAATGGAAGGAGTACCTATTCATACATTCGATGTAATAGTTAATAGTCTTTTTCTCTTGAAGCATCTAAATAGTGAATTTGCAAGAGAAAGGCAGAAAGTTATAGAAGAGTATGGTGAGATTTTTGCAGATGATAAAGACTTTTATTCCGACAATGCTCAATGTTTTTTGGAAAAAGAGGCTCGATGATCTGAAATAATTAATCTTTCTTTGTTAAACGAAAATTTAGCTTTTTTGCTAGACCAAGCCTTTCATACCTTAGAGCGAAATAATAAACATGTTAAAGGGGTTTTAAAGGCTGATTACTTCACAAATTCAAATTTTGAAACCAAAAATTTAAAGGCTGTTATGGAGGAAATTTCAAAAACATATGAGGAAATGGAAAAGAGTGAATTTTTAGTATTCTTTCAAGATTTCTTAAATCTTTGTGCAAAGGCAAGAAGTGAATCGGAGAGTAGATTGGAGAAAAATAAACTCCACACTCCAATTGTTATTGCGAAATTATTAGTGGCTTTGGCAGATCCCTATGAAGGTAATATTTATGACCCTTGTTGTGGAACTGCTGGGTTATTGGTGGAGGCAACTAAACATGTTAGAAAGAAAAAATCCACTTTGGATAATGTCTTTTTTTATGGTCAAGAGCTATCAGAAGAAATGAATCAATTCGCGAGAATCAATCAAGCAATTAATGGTTGCGAATTTAAGTTAGGAGATTCAGTAAGCACTTTTTCACATGATTGCTGAAAAGATAAGCAGATGGACTGTATAATAACTAACTTTCCTATAAATCAAAAGAAATGAAAAAATTATGGAGATTCAGGTGAGGGAGTTGGTTGACAAAAAATATTTGGAGTTATTTCTGAAGAAAGAGATGGAAATTGAGCTTGAGTTGCTCACATTATCGATAAGCTCTCAGAAGAAGGAATAGCAACTTTCTTACTTCCTGAAAAAGAATTAGATAACTTAGACGCTAAAAGATTTAGAAAGGAACTTGTAGAAAAAGACTGAATAGAGGCAATAATTTTACTTCCTAAAAGAAGTATTTACGAAGATGTATCTTACATAGCTATCGTAGTAATAAATAAAGATAAGCAAGAAAAGGTACTTCTAAGAGGCAATGAAAGAATAACTTATCGATCTAGAGAGGAGCAAATTTTATATATAGACTTCAGCAATGAAAAAAATGTAACAGATGAAATAGTGGAACAAATTATTAACATCTTCAATTCCTGAAGAAAAGAGGGTTTTATTGAAAATGAATTTTGCCAAATCATAGATTGCGAAAGAATTAAGAAACACACAAGCTATTCCCTCTCTCCCGTTGCATATTCTGTAACTGAAGGGGATAGTATTAAAAATCTTCAACAAATTGAATGATTAAAAAATGAGTCAAAAAAGATTGAAAAGAGATTAATTCAGCTATTTGAGTGTGAAAAAAGATGAGAAGAAAAGTTTAAGGAGTTAGTTGAAGAGAAAGAAAAAGAATTAACGGAAGTATCAGTTACTTAA
- a CDS encoding restriction endonuclease subunit S has product MNNLSFLWKYIDHSCRRVTIDHLSLPVIELGPQNVINFLSIEIPKEQLLSKYLLVEDGDFICNYGNLKALGDKQAPIYLYRERGPALISKKNYVFRANAKLANEDFLKLAFTSPSFLSRLSVSDFKDKQTEKFWEKFKDLGVNFPDLWIQERIVKQLETMNKLLEKKTNINKELERWMELQFQLLGKDRESLETKSFQELFEIVKGVEKFSEKQKRCNYRTIKSKFISAGMCDPTKEGCEFCNYQFCKADKLLLSKRVYEGKDQKYLLRLWVGCDGSASIDSFISIFPKKKWESPIVISCWKRI; this is encoded by the coding sequence ATGAATAATCTTTCTTTCTTATGGAAATATATTGATCATTCTTGTCGAAGAGTAACTATTGATCATCTATCTTTGCCTGTGATTGAGTTAGGCCCGCAAAATGTAATTAACTTTTTGTCTATAGAAATACCGAAAGAGCAATTATTAAGTAAATATCTATTAGTTGAAGATGGTGATTTTATCTGTAACTATGGAAATCTGAAAGCACTAGGTGACAAGCAAGCCCCCATCTACTTATATCGAGAAAGAGGTCCAGCCCTTATTTCTAAGAAAAATTATGTGTTTAGAGCTAATGCAAAACTAGCTAATGAAGACTTTTTAAAACTAGCTTTTACAAGCCCTTCTTTTCTTTCTAGGCTTTCTGTTTCTGATTTCAAAGATAAACAAACAGAAAAATTTTGAGAAAAATTTAAGGATTTAGGAGTCAATTTTCCAGATCTTTGGATTCAAGAAAGAATAGTAAAACAACTTGAAACTATGAATAAGTTGTTGGAAAAAAAGACCAACATCAATAAAGAATTAGAAAGATGAATGGAACTACAGTTTCAACTATTGGGAAAAGATAGAGAAAGTTTAGAGACTAAAAGCTTTCAGGAATTATTTGAGATAGTAAAAGGGGTTGAAAAATTTTCTGAAAAGCAAAAAAGATGTAATTACAGAACTATAAAAAGTAAATTCATTTCTGCGGGAATGTGTGATCCTACTAAAGAAGGTTGTGAATTTTGTAATTATCAATTTTGTAAAGCTGATAAATTATTACTTTCTAAAAGGGTTTATGAGGGAAAAGATCAAAAGTATTTGCTAAGGCTTTGAGTGGGATGTGATGGTTCCGCTTCAATTGATAGTTTTATTTCTATATTTCCAAAAAAGAAATGGGAATCCCCTATAGTTATTTCCTGCTGAAAGCGCATTTAG